Proteins encoded by one window of Cylindrospermum stagnale PCC 7417:
- the petJ gene encoding cytochrome c6 PetJ — protein MRIFLLILLLAIALFKLTFVHPALAAETANGAKIFNANCASCHIGGGNILIEHKTLKKEALSKYLANYDSDSIQAIIYQVQNGKNAMPAFKDKLSAQEILEVAAYVFQKAEQGW, from the coding sequence TTGAGAATATTTTTATTAATTCTGCTGTTGGCGATCGCTCTGTTTAAATTGACATTTGTTCATCCAGCACTAGCTGCCGAAACAGCCAACGGCGCTAAAATCTTTAATGCTAACTGCGCTTCTTGCCATATAGGTGGTGGTAACATCCTAATTGAGCACAAAACCTTGAAAAAAGAAGCATTGTCGAAGTACCTGGCAAATTATGATAGCGATTCTATCCAGGCAATTATTTACCAGGTACAAAATGGGAAAAATGCTATGCCTGCCTTCAAGGACAAGTTAAGCGCTCAGGAGATTCTAGAGGTAGCGGCTTACGTTTTCCAAAAAGCCGAGCAAGGCTGGTAA
- a CDS encoding SRPBCC family protein, which yields MTKQHNTIEGLDCNAPSEDNNPEKTLSANAATVPADVAIQVEKISDRQRQITARLQILQPVEKIWQILTDYESLADFIPNLAQSRLLAHPQGGIRLEQIGSQRLLNFKFCARVVLDLEELFPKEINFQMVEGDFKGFSGKWCLEPYSLGAAQGTNLCYTIQVWPKLTMPISILENRLSNDLRLNLLAIRQRVESLTS from the coding sequence GTGACTAAACAACACAACACTATTGAGGGACTTGATTGCAACGCCCCTAGTGAAGACAACAACCCAGAAAAAACTTTGAGTGCTAACGCAGCTACTGTACCAGCTGATGTAGCTATCCAAGTTGAGAAAATCTCAGATCGACAGCGACAAATCACGGCTAGGCTGCAAATTCTTCAACCAGTGGAAAAAATCTGGCAGATTCTCACAGATTATGAATCCTTAGCTGATTTCATCCCTAACCTAGCCCAAAGTCGTCTGTTAGCACATCCCCAGGGTGGTATTAGACTTGAGCAAATAGGCTCCCAGCGCTTACTCAATTTCAAGTTTTGTGCGCGTGTAGTTTTGGATCTTGAAGAATTATTCCCCAAAGAAATTAATTTCCAGATGGTAGAGGGAGATTTCAAAGGCTTTTCTGGCAAATGGTGCTTAGAGCCTTATTCCCTCGGTGCAGCCCAAGGCACAAATCTCTGCTACACAATCCAAGTTTGGCCTAAGCTCACTATGCCAATATCAATCCTCGAAAATCGCCTCAGCAATGATCTGCGGTTAAACCTGCTAGCGATTCGCCAGCGCGTAGAGTCATTAACTAGTTAA
- a CDS encoding cytochrome b N-terminal domain-containing protein — translation MQTTQFDRILRRLATILSVVILTLCLIYTSTGVMLSFYYAPTAGGAYQSLKMINTQVPYGWLFHRAHDLAGHAVIVIALIDIVVMFLGRQFRQSWLTAWISGILFTLSAIALNWTAMILGWDQEGYWRFNIELRNIEAIPFIGSQLRDILTGGGAISTVTVQHLYAIHSYIISVAAIILAVMHLSALLWQEKEMASPGEVIQLAEASLAES, via the coding sequence ATGCAAACCACCCAATTTGATCGGATTTTGCGGCGACTGGCGACGATATTATCTGTCGTGATTCTTACCTTGTGCCTGATTTATACCTCTACTGGCGTAATGCTTTCTTTTTACTATGCACCAACAGCCGGCGGAGCTTATCAGTCATTGAAAATGATTAATACACAAGTGCCTTACGGCTGGTTATTTCACAGAGCGCATGATCTTGCTGGTCATGCCGTAATTGTGATAGCTCTAATTGATATCGTGGTGATGTTTTTAGGTCGGCAATTTCGTCAAAGCTGGCTGACAGCTTGGATTAGTGGAATTTTATTTACCCTAAGTGCGATCGCCTTAAATTGGACAGCGATGATTCTCGGCTGGGATCAAGAAGGATACTGGCGTTTTAACATTGAGTTAAGAAATATCGAAGCCATTCCTTTCATTGGTAGCCAACTGCGAGACATCCTCACTGGTGGTGGAGCTATTAGCACCGTAACTGTGCAGCATCTCTACGCCATACACAGTTACATTATTTCCGTTGCTGCCATCATTCTAGCGGTGATGCATTTATCTGCTTTGTTATGGCAAGAGAAAGAAATGGCTAGTCCAGGCGAAGTAATTCAACTGGCAGAAGCCTCACTAGCAGAAAGTTGA
- a CDS encoding carbohydrate ABC transporter permease, giving the protein MFETSRRRSNPRWNIAENLAGYIFMMPTILVLGTFVVLPILYAVFLALHKVQLLSGIKYEFIGFGNFTRLVEDERVWIALRNTSQYVAIVVPTQTILALVLAVTLNSGIRGKNWWRILYFLPTVTSSAVLTLIFMWIYNTDGLLNDFLAWVGLPTYNWLGNPAVALKGIMIMNIWSTAPFYMVIYLAALQDIPQTLYEAAELDGASGWERFIYITIPFLQPVTFFVVAVGVIGTFQLFDQSYIFSGGTGGPNNATLTVVLLIYQAVFRNLQMGYAAAVAFLLAAVIIAITLIQRRLFGGEGN; this is encoded by the coding sequence GTGTTTGAAACTAGCAGGCGGCGAAGCAACCCCAGGTGGAATATTGCAGAAAACCTTGCTGGGTATATTTTCATGATGCCCACCATTTTAGTGTTAGGCACTTTTGTGGTGTTACCTATTCTCTACGCTGTGTTTCTGGCGCTGCACAAAGTCCAACTCCTAAGCGGCATTAAGTACGAGTTTATTGGCTTTGGTAATTTCACGCGGTTGGTTGAAGATGAACGAGTTTGGATTGCTTTAAGAAACACATCACAATATGTAGCAATTGTGGTGCCAACTCAAACTATTTTGGCTTTAGTTCTGGCAGTAACCCTGAATTCTGGGATTCGCGGCAAAAATTGGTGGCGCATTCTCTATTTTTTACCGACAGTCACTTCTTCAGCGGTGCTGACGCTAATTTTTATGTGGATTTATAACACCGATGGGCTACTAAACGATTTTCTCGCTTGGGTGGGACTTCCTACCTATAACTGGCTGGGAAATCCGGCAGTTGCCCTTAAAGGCATCATGATCATGAATATTTGGTCAACAGCGCCTTTTTACATGGTGATTTACCTGGCGGCCTTGCAAGACATCCCCCAAACACTTTACGAGGCGGCTGAACTCGATGGGGCCAGCGGGTGGGAAAGATTTATCTACATTACTATTCCATTCCTCCAGCCTGTGACCTTTTTTGTGGTGGCTGTGGGGGTGATTGGCACTTTTCAACTGTTTGACCAATCTTATATTTTCTCTGGCGGGACTGGTGGCCCCAACAACGCTACCCTGACGGTGGTGTTGCTAATTTACCAAGCTGTATTTCGCAATTTACAGATGGGGTACGCAGCAGCAGTTGCCTTTTTGCTGGCAGCGGTAATTATTGCTATCACTTTGATTCAACGGCGACTTTTCGGAGGGGAGGGCAATTGA
- a CDS encoding carbohydrate ABC transporter permease, which produces MTHISRFWWLKILLYLLLTIYALITLIPFLWAISASFKPLSEIVSGTPNFLPQNFTLDNYRQIFLQQPLFWRWLFNSLAIALSVTILNLLLNSMAGYALARLRFAGKRFWFFLILAVLAVPAQITLIPTFLILKAIGWLNSYQGMIVPSMVNATFILMMRQFFVNFPQELEEAGQLDGLNTLGLFRYIVLPLAKPALAAQAVFVFMGSWNNFLLPLVILFDPSMFTLPLGLNTFKGQYISYWNYIMAASMVFTLPALGIYAFFNRYFIQGVTFTGGKG; this is translated from the coding sequence TTGACTCATATCTCTCGGTTTTGGTGGCTCAAAATCCTGTTATACCTGTTGCTGACAATCTATGCTCTCATCACTCTGATTCCTTTTTTGTGGGCAATTTCGGCATCATTTAAGCCGCTATCGGAAATTGTCAGCGGTACACCGAATTTCTTACCGCAGAATTTTACTCTTGACAACTACAGGCAAATATTCTTACAACAACCGCTGTTCTGGCGTTGGCTGTTCAACAGTTTAGCGATCGCCTTGAGTGTGACGATTTTAAACTTGCTGTTAAACTCAATGGCAGGTTATGCCTTGGCGAGATTGCGCTTTGCGGGTAAACGCTTCTGGTTCTTCTTGATTTTGGCGGTGCTAGCAGTACCGGCACAGATTACCTTGATTCCCACATTTTTGATTTTGAAAGCTATTGGTTGGCTGAATTCCTACCAGGGAATGATTGTCCCCAGTATGGTCAATGCCACTTTCATCTTGATGATGCGGCAGTTTTTCGTCAATTTTCCTCAAGAACTAGAAGAAGCAGGGCAACTGGATGGCTTAAATACCTTGGGGCTTTTCCGCTATATTGTTCTACCTCTGGCAAAACCAGCGCTGGCAGCACAGGCGGTTTTTGTGTTCATGGGCAGTTGGAATAATTTTTTACTGCCGCTGGTGATTTTGTTTGACCCGTCCATGTTTACTCTACCCTTGGGGCTGAACACCTTTAAAGGTCAATACATCAGCTATTGGAACTATATTATGGCAGCTTCTATGGTATTCACCTTGCCAGCTTTAGGAATTTACGCCTTTTTCAATCGCTACTTTATTCAAGGTGTGACGTTTACAGGCGGCAAAGGGTAA
- a CDS encoding cation:proton antiporter — MEASFEITLQMVVTVVAGISAQVLAAYLKVPSIVLLLMLGILLGSDGIGLLHPHLLGTGLEVIVALATAIILFEGGLNLDLRELGRVSVSLQLLVTLGTLITLLGGSMAAHWLGEFPWNIAFLYASIVVVTGPTVVGPLLKQINVDRQVATLLEGEGVLIDPVGAILAFVVLDTILNGDADPIKAIIGLLMRLGVGGAIGGAGGYLMSLIFKRANFLSFELKNLVVLAVLWGLFTLAQAIRSESGVMTTVIAGAVFANSSVPEERLLRSFKGQLTILSVSVLFILLAADLSIASVFALGWGSLYTVLVLMLVVRPINILLCTWNSALNWRQKLFLSWVAPRGIVSASIASLFAISLTQRGVNGGDAIKALVFLTIIMTVVCQGLTAGQIAKWLKITSKDATGAVIVGCNPLSLLIARFFQERGEDVVMIDTDPESLAQAEAQNFRVIASSALDAEVLEEAGIASLGTFLAMTSNGEVNFVLAQRAAEEFNPPRVLAVFPREGQANNSANNKVSQAFVSDLAIKTWIEYLNDGRVKLGTTTLNEGEFSLQQEHIQEKMRSGVLVPLLVEREKSLQIMQVGQEWEIGDRIIYLLYDSRPNLLKRLSGASQSTPLSLETLAEVEEVPLAKLSQLSASEASAS, encoded by the coding sequence ATGGAAGCATCATTTGAAATCACCCTACAGATGGTGGTTACTGTCGTTGCAGGCATTAGCGCCCAGGTACTGGCTGCATACCTAAAAGTACCCAGCATCGTCTTGTTACTCATGTTGGGCATCCTGCTTGGCTCAGACGGCATTGGGCTATTGCACCCGCACTTGCTAGGCACAGGACTGGAAGTGATTGTCGCCCTAGCAACGGCGATCATCTTGTTTGAAGGTGGACTCAACTTGGATTTGCGAGAGTTAGGCAGAGTTTCAGTCAGTTTGCAATTGCTCGTCACCTTAGGCACGCTGATCACACTACTGGGCGGTAGTATGGCAGCTCACTGGCTGGGTGAATTTCCCTGGAACATCGCTTTTCTCTACGCTTCGATTGTTGTGGTCACCGGACCAACGGTTGTCGGCCCCCTGCTCAAACAAATCAACGTAGATCGACAGGTAGCGACGCTTTTGGAAGGGGAAGGGGTTTTAATCGACCCAGTGGGAGCTATCCTCGCCTTCGTTGTCCTAGACACGATTTTGAATGGTGATGCTGACCCGATCAAAGCCATCATCGGTTTACTCATGCGTTTGGGTGTTGGCGGGGCAATTGGTGGCGCTGGCGGTTACCTAATGAGCTTGATTTTCAAACGCGCCAATTTTCTGTCTTTTGAACTCAAAAACCTGGTGGTGTTAGCAGTGCTGTGGGGTCTGTTTACCTTAGCCCAAGCGATCCGCAGTGAATCGGGAGTAATGACGACAGTCATCGCTGGGGCTGTATTTGCCAATTCTTCGGTGCCAGAAGAACGCTTGTTGCGGAGCTTTAAAGGTCAGCTGACAATTCTCAGCGTTTCTGTACTATTCATTTTGCTCGCAGCTGACCTATCCATTGCCAGTGTGTTTGCCTTAGGTTGGGGCAGTTTATACACAGTTTTGGTATTGATGCTAGTTGTTCGCCCTATTAACATTCTTTTGTGTACCTGGAACAGTGCTCTCAATTGGCGACAGAAGCTATTTTTAAGCTGGGTTGCGCCGAGGGGAATTGTCTCTGCTTCCATTGCTTCTTTATTTGCGATTTCTCTGACACAACGGGGTGTTAACGGTGGTGATGCGATCAAAGCTTTGGTGTTTTTGACAATTATCATGACAGTTGTCTGTCAAGGACTAACAGCTGGACAGATTGCTAAGTGGCTGAAAATCACTTCTAAAGATGCAACTGGAGCGGTGATTGTGGGTTGTAATCCCTTGAGTCTGTTGATTGCCCGATTTTTTCAAGAGCGGGGAGAGGATGTTGTCATGATTGATACTGACCCGGAAAGTTTAGCCCAGGCTGAAGCCCAAAATTTCCGGGTAATTGCTAGCAGTGCGCTGGATGCTGAGGTTTTGGAAGAGGCGGGAATTGCCTCTCTAGGAACTTTTTTGGCGATGACCAGTAACGGTGAGGTGAATTTTGTTTTGGCGCAACGAGCCGCTGAGGAATTTAATCCGCCCCGCGTCTTAGCAGTTTTCCCCCGTGAAGGGCAGGCGAATAACTCTGCTAATAATAAAGTTAGCCAAGCTTTTGTCTCAGATTTAGCGATTAAGACCTGGATTGAGTATTTGAATGATGGGCGGGTGAAGTTGGGGACAACGACCCTGAATGAGGGGGAATTTTCCCTTCAACAGGAGCATATACAGGAAAAAATGCGGAGTGGCGTATTGGTGCCGCTGTTGGTAGAACGGGAAAAAAGCCTACAGATCATGCAAGTCGGCCAAGAATGGGAAATTGGCGATCGCATTATCTACTTGTTATATGATTCCCGACCGAACCTGTTAAAACGCCTATCTGGTGCTAGTCAGTCTACTCCCCTTTCTTTGGAAACCTTAGCAGAAGTGGAAGAAGTCCCCCTAGCTAAATTGTCTCAACTTTCTGCTAGTGAGGCTTCTGCCAGTTGA
- a CDS encoding DUF4351 domain-containing protein, translating into MWEQDSTIFPNIKILSANKLENLGEALFDFSHVHDLEVWLSQEENI; encoded by the coding sequence TTGTGGGAACAAGATTCAACAATATTTCCTAACATAAAAATATTATCTGCTAATAAATTAGAAAATTTGGGAGAAGCATTATTTGATTTTTCTCATGTGCATGATTTAGAAGTTTGGTTAAGTCAAGAAGAAAATATTTAA
- a CDS encoding lipase family alpha/beta hydrolase, whose translation MALPTVILPGYLESAIAYGQLEQSLQDLGFPTATVPLRRRDWIPTFGGRPVTPIVQQLDRTVKRILQKYNAAQINLIGHSAGGWISRIYLGEKPYLGSTWDAHPSVATLITLGTPHISQERWTRWNLDFVKNNYPGAFYKNVRYVCVAGKTIFGERRRGSWLAYSSYQLTCGQGNTWGDGITPIAAAHLDGAQNLVLEGAKHSPRSPGIWYGSPELLKAWVPYLA comes from the coding sequence ATGGCATTACCGACAGTTATTTTACCCGGTTATTTAGAAAGTGCGATCGCTTACGGCCAACTTGAACAATCTCTACAAGATTTGGGTTTTCCCACAGCTACGGTACCACTGCGACGGCGTGACTGGATACCTACTTTTGGAGGAAGGCCAGTAACGCCGATTGTGCAGCAACTAGATCGCACAGTAAAGCGGATATTGCAGAAATATAACGCTGCTCAAATTAACTTGATTGGTCACTCAGCCGGTGGTTGGATATCCCGCATCTACCTAGGAGAAAAACCTTATTTGGGAAGTACTTGGGACGCTCACCCCTCGGTTGCCACTCTCATCACCTTAGGGACACCCCATATTAGCCAAGAACGCTGGACGCGCTGGAATCTGGACTTTGTCAAAAATAACTACCCCGGAGCATTTTACAAAAACGTTCGTTATGTTTGTGTAGCCGGCAAAACTATCTTTGGCGAAAGGCGACGCGGTAGTTGGTTAGCTTACAGTAGTTATCAATTAACCTGTGGCCAAGGTAACACTTGGGGTGATGGGATCACACCTATTGCAGCTGCTCATTTGGATGGTGCTCAAAATCTTGTCCTAGAAGGTGCGAAACATTCTCCCAGAAGTCCGGGAATTTGGTATGGTTCACCAGAACTGTTAAAAGCTTGGGTGCCATATTTAGCTTGA
- a CDS encoding GAF domain-containing sensor histidine kinase → MKKRLSSPPQCSDDFERQVYPVNLMQHQEETAHTLAQKINQIIAKTSVSSLMLQEIAHLLGVAFQVDCCCLVTVTGEVSGEATAANWCADKYLGLPHSDEMFSMEQLLMNLPVVNCAAETLTIEDISSIQKSLVIGCQHLPLPIKAVLAIPTRFSGNNNGVISLIKFQPYDWSESEKQLLKAVESSCAIAFSQVAQSQLIASQHQYLQKSNQYQSLIKQLTILSRSNLELNQMLQLVIASTAESLQADRGLLILLKYTDPLFRAQSKKQIPKAKATVIGEWNQVTPMSGSNQTDNLDQSYWLSECSLCQRVFTESGKPVVIDDYTEQKDSWTAGPLFAIEELPAVLLMPLESQGKVLGFLVLQQAVARRWQPAELNLVEMVCAQVSNAIIQSQTLRQIQTLVDERTEQLKRSLEVQAKLYERTRQYVEQLQELNELKDEFLSNMSDRLRYPLTNMLMSIRNLRLPGIAPERQVKYLDILEVECTKEINLINDLLTLQKLESHQGTPYLETIDVNLKIQDLAASVSKNLIDKGLTIAVDLPNKPLKLQTELESFDRILKELLTNVCKYSEHDTIVHLQVAHRVDQQIDQVIIKVTNIGRGISEEEATYIFDKFRRGKGRWIPGTGLGLALVKSLVQHLNGAIALESIPLKDSHLSEIGFTLTLPQFSDASKPPN, encoded by the coding sequence ATGAAAAAGCGTTTATCATCACCGCCACAGTGCTCAGATGACTTTGAACGACAAGTATACCCAGTCAATCTAATGCAGCATCAGGAAGAAACTGCCCATACTTTGGCACAAAAGATTAACCAAATCATCGCCAAAACTTCGGTGTCTTCTTTGATGTTGCAAGAAATTGCTCACTTGCTTGGAGTAGCCTTTCAAGTGGACTGCTGCTGCTTGGTTACAGTGACAGGTGAGGTTTCTGGTGAAGCGACTGCTGCTAATTGGTGTGCTGACAAGTATTTAGGATTGCCGCACTCAGACGAAATGTTCTCAATGGAACAATTGTTGATGAACTTGCCCGTGGTAAATTGTGCTGCCGAAACATTGACTATTGAAGACATTTCGAGCATTCAAAAAAGTCTGGTAATTGGGTGTCAACATTTGCCACTACCAATCAAAGCGGTGTTAGCAATTCCGACTCGATTTAGTGGCAATAATAATGGCGTAATTAGCCTGATAAAATTCCAACCCTATGATTGGAGTGAATCAGAAAAGCAATTGCTCAAAGCGGTAGAGTCATCTTGTGCGATCGCTTTTTCTCAAGTGGCACAATCACAGTTGATTGCCTCTCAACATCAGTATTTACAAAAGAGCAACCAGTATCAAAGCTTAATCAAGCAATTAACTATACTGAGTCGTAGCAACTTGGAGTTGAATCAAATGCTCCAGTTAGTTATTGCCTCCACTGCCGAATCGCTACAGGCAGATCGGGGTTTGCTCATCCTTTTAAAATATACAGACCCCCTGTTTAGGGCTCAATCTAAAAAACAAATTCCTAAAGCAAAAGCTACTGTCATTGGGGAATGGAATCAGGTCACACCCATGTCCGGCAGCAATCAAACAGATAATTTGGATCAGTCCTACTGGCTTTCAGAGTGTAGTTTATGCCAGCGTGTATTCACGGAATCAGGGAAACCAGTAGTCATTGATGACTACACAGAGCAAAAGGATAGCTGGACAGCTGGGCCATTGTTTGCTATTGAGGAACTGCCTGCGGTATTGTTAATGCCATTAGAGAGCCAAGGCAAAGTTTTAGGCTTTTTAGTGCTCCAACAAGCCGTTGCTCGCCGTTGGCAACCAGCAGAATTAAATCTTGTGGAAATGGTCTGTGCTCAAGTGAGCAATGCCATAATTCAGTCACAGACACTGCGGCAAATCCAGACTTTGGTAGATGAGCGCACAGAGCAACTTAAGCGTAGTTTGGAAGTGCAGGCCAAATTGTACGAAAGAACAAGGCAATACGTTGAGCAATTGCAGGAACTAAACGAGCTCAAAGATGAATTTTTGAGCAATATGAGCGATCGCTTGCGTTACCCTCTGACAAATATGCTGATGTCAATCCGGAACTTGCGTCTGCCAGGAATTGCTCCAGAGCGTCAGGTTAAATACCTAGATATTTTAGAGGTAGAGTGTACCAAAGAAATTAACTTGATTAATGACTTGTTGACGCTCCAGAAGTTGGAGTCTCATCAAGGAACTCCATACTTAGAAACCATCGATGTAAATCTCAAAATTCAGGATTTAGCAGCTTCTGTTAGCAAAAATCTGATAGATAAAGGATTAACCATCGCTGTAGATTTACCAAATAAGCCGTTAAAACTCCAAACTGAACTAGAGAGTTTTGACCGCATCCTCAAAGAGTTATTAACTAATGTCTGTAAATACTCGGAGCATGACACCATCGTCCACTTGCAAGTTGCTCACCGAGTTGATCAACAAATTGATCAGGTTATTATTAAAGTGACTAATATCGGACGTGGCATTTCTGAAGAAGAAGCAACCTATATCTTTGACAAGTTCCGTCGTGGTAAAGGTCGCTGGATTCCAGGGACGGGCTTGGGACTTGCTTTAGTCAAGTCTCTAGTGCAGCATTTGAATGGAGCGATCGCACTTGAGAGTATTCCCCTCAAGGATTCTCACTTAAGCGAAATTGGCTTTACCCTAACTCTGCCACAATTTTCTGACGCCAGCAAACCACCCAACTGA
- the psbV gene encoding photosystem II cytochrome c-550: MFKRLIGVVVVTVLLTFQLVVGSATAVELDEAIRTVPLNAQGDTVVLSLKQVKQGKALFNYACAQCHAGGVTKTNQNVGLTPEDLALATPNRNNIEGLVDYLKNPTTYDGEEEISEVHPSMKSADIFTEMRNLTDDDLVAIAGHVLLQPKVVGIKWGGGKIYY, encoded by the coding sequence ATGTTTAAAAGACTAATTGGCGTTGTTGTGGTTACTGTTTTGCTGACGTTTCAGTTGGTTGTCGGTAGTGCAACAGCGGTGGAACTGGATGAAGCGATCCGAACAGTGCCATTAAATGCTCAGGGTGATACTGTTGTACTCAGCCTGAAACAAGTTAAGCAAGGCAAAGCTTTATTTAATTACGCTTGCGCTCAATGTCATGCTGGGGGAGTTACCAAGACAAACCAGAATGTGGGACTTACTCCAGAAGATTTGGCACTGGCAACACCTAACCGTAACAATATTGAAGGTTTGGTGGACTATCTGAAAAATCCCACTACTTACGACGGGGAAGAGGAAATTTCTGAAGTACATCCCAGTATGAAGAGTGCAGATATTTTCACAGAAATGCGAAATCTGACGGATGATGACTTGGTGGCGATCGCTGGCCATGTTCTCTTACAACCGAAAGTTGTTGGCATTAAGTGGGGAGGCGGTAAGATTTATTACTAA
- the petE gene encoding plastocyanin: protein MKSIAASWRRLSLAVLTILLVVSSFAVFTPSAAAETYTVKLGSDKGLLQFQPSKLTIKPGDTIEWLNNKVPPHNVVFDKAKNPTKDAALATSLSYKKLLLSPGQKQTTTFPADAPAGDYTFYCEPHRGAGMVGKITVQG from the coding sequence ATGAAATCGATTGCTGCCAGCTGGCGACGCTTGAGTTTAGCTGTATTGACAATCCTTTTAGTTGTTAGCAGCTTTGCTGTATTTACTCCCAGCGCTGCGGCTGAAACTTACACAGTCAAACTGGGTAGTGATAAAGGACTACTGCAATTTCAACCATCAAAGTTGACAATTAAACCAGGTGACACTATTGAATGGCTGAACAACAAAGTTCCCCCCCATAACGTTGTGTTTGATAAGGCTAAAAACCCTACTAAGGACGCTGCTCTAGCCACATCGCTGTCTTATAAGAAATTGTTGCTGAGTCCTGGTCAAAAACAAACAACCACCTTCCCAGCAGATGCCCCCGCTGGTGATTACACCTTCTATTGTGAACCTCACCGTGGCGCTGGCATGGTTGGGAAAATTACTGTCCAAGGCTAG